The following proteins come from a genomic window of Trifolium pratense cultivar HEN17-A07 linkage group LG4, ARS_RC_1.1, whole genome shotgun sequence:
- the LOC123881648 gene encoding uncharacterized protein LOC123881648: MGNCTSFDSSQVESETAKVVVHDGTMKEFSYQVKVSYVLQIYQGCFICDSDEMGYDDVVLAMDEDDVLRLGQLYFALPLNRLKKPLSVVEMAALAVKANSALNESSGGAGGKNRFRRKKKTMFMFTAGDGNRKPGRRVAPENDGGDVAVSVVRSKSNGRRRYSGAGGGRGKYMAALSAIPE; the protein is encoded by the coding sequence ATGGGTAACTGCACCTCGTTCGATTCATCGCAGGTTGAATCTGAAACAGCAAAAGTTGTCGTACACGACGGTACTATGAAAGAATTCTCGTACCAAGTTAAAGTTTCTTATGTTTTACAAATATATCAAGGATGTTTTATTTGTGATTCTGATGAAATGGGATATGACGACGTCGTTTTAGCTATGGATGAAGACGATGTTTTAAGACTTGGTCAACTTTATTTTGCTTTACCGTTGAATCGGTTGAAAAAGCCTTTATCGGTGGTGGAAATGGCAGCGTTGGCCGTGAAAGCTAATTCTGCGCTTAATGAGAGTAGTGGTGGCGCCGGAGGGAAAAATCGGTTTAgacggaaaaaaaaaactatgtttatgtttactGCTGGTGATGGGAACCGTAAGCCTGGTCGGAGAGTTGCGCCGGAAAATGATGGTGGTGATGTTGCTGTTAGTGTTGTTAGATCGAAGAGTAATGGAAGACGGAGAtacagtggtgctggtggtggtagGGGGAAGTATATGGCGGCGTTGAGTGCTATTCCGGAATAG